GTACTCCAGTGGTCCAGTGAAGGAGCCCGGGACACTTGACCACTCGTTCACCAGACCACTGGATCACTATCCTTCCTGACATGTGCCTTGCTGTTCCGCTCAAGCTGGTGTCGGTCAACGGCAACGACGCTGTCGGCGAGGTCGGAGGCATCCAGCGCGAGGTGTCAATCATGATGACGCCGGACGTGAAGGTTGGGGACTACGTCATCGTCCATGCCGGGTTCGCCATCCAGGTGCTTGACCAGAAGGAGGCCGAGGAGAACCTTGAACTCCTCAGGCAGATTGGGGAGACGGCCGAAGCGATGCAGGAAGATGCCCGAAGCCGGCGCAAGGCCGGCAGGTCCGTCTGACTTCTAAGTCCCGGCGAAGAACCGCCGCACCGCGTCGACAACCGATTTCTGCTGCTCGTCCGTGAGGCTCGGACGGATGGGCAGAGTGATCACTTCGCTGCAGGCGTGCTCGGTCTCAGGCAGAGGTGGG
The DNA window shown above is from candidate division WOR-3 bacterium and carries:
- a CDS encoding HypC/HybG/HupF family hydrogenase formation chaperone, whose translation is MCLAVPLKLVSVNGNDAVGEVGGIQREVSIMMTPDVKVGDYVIVHAGFAIQVLDQKEAEENLELLRQIGETAEAMQEDARSRRKAGRSV